The following are from one region of the Bradyrhizobium septentrionale genome:
- a CDS encoding PopZ family protein — protein sequence MTQPAKVQEPSMEEILASIRRIIADDEAKPAAADKPAAAAAPSPKVEPAPPAAKPVIKSPPPAPPPAAKAAAPAPKAPPPAPAAASNSQDDIDSLLASLDEATPAAEIRPSQPEADVFELTDDMALPDPAPAPSFRKVEPQDDVEFTEARTRVPASEPAREPVREPPAIETAPMQQIISGTTMRAVESAFNSLANTVLSNNARTLEDLVKEMLRPMLKSWLDDNLPGLVERIVKAEIERVSRGR from the coding sequence ATGACGCAACCTGCGAAGGTCCAAGAGCCCTCGATGGAGGAGATCCTGGCGTCGATCCGTCGCATCATTGCCGACGACGAGGCGAAGCCGGCCGCGGCCGACAAGCCGGCAGCTGCCGCTGCACCGTCGCCGAAGGTCGAGCCGGCACCACCCGCAGCCAAGCCCGTGATCAAGAGCCCGCCGCCCGCACCACCCCCGGCCGCGAAGGCCGCCGCGCCCGCGCCGAAGGCACCGCCGCCTGCGCCTGCTGCGGCCAGCAACAGCCAGGACGATATCGATTCGCTGTTGGCGAGCCTCGACGAGGCGACGCCCGCAGCCGAGATCAGGCCATCGCAGCCCGAAGCCGATGTGTTCGAGCTGACCGACGACATGGCGCTGCCGGACCCGGCACCCGCGCCCTCGTTCCGCAAGGTCGAGCCACAGGACGATGTCGAGTTCACGGAAGCCCGGACCCGGGTGCCGGCTTCCGAACCAGCGCGAGAACCTGTCCGCGAGCCGCCGGCGATCGAGACCGCGCCGATGCAGCAGATCATCTCGGGAACCACGATGCGGGCGGTCGAATCCGCCTTCAACTCGCTGGCCAACACCGTGCTGAGCAACAATGCCCGGACGCTGGAGGATCTCGTCAAGGAGATGCTGCGGCCGATGCTGAAGTCCTGGCTGGACGACAATTTGCCGGGGCTGGTCGAGCGGATCGTCAAGGCCGAGATCGAGCGGGTATCCCGCGGGCGGTAA
- a CDS encoding valine--tRNA ligase yields the protein MIEKTYQPADIEHRMAQIWEDSGAFKAGRPERKDAAPFTIVIPPPNVTGSLHMGHALNNTLQDILCRFERMRGRDVLWQPGTDHAGIATQMVVERQLMERQEPGRRDMGRAKFLERVWQWKAESGGTIVNQLKRLGASCDWSRERFTMDEGLSRAVVKVFVELHREGLIYKDKRLVNWDPKLLTAISDLEVQQVEVRGHLWYLRYPIEGRSFSPDDPRSFIVVATTRPETMLGDTAVAVHPDDERYTDLVGQHVILPLVGRKIPIVADDYSDPEKGSGAVKVTPAHDFNDFEIGKRHGLLQISVFDQEGSLSLVDNEDYLRGLPEGAAEFAAEFHGIERFAARKKIVTRLEEFGFFERIEPNTHMVPHGDRSGVVIEPYLTDQWYVDAKMLAQPAMAAVRSGETAFVPKNWEKTYFEWMENIQPWCISRQLWWGHQIPAWYGPDGKVFVAETEEEAVGNALGYYVEQEVITPEQGHDMATDPAKREGFITRDEDVLDTWFSSALWPFSTLGWPDDTPEVARYYPTNTLVTGFDIIFFWVARMMMMGLHFMKQAPFSTVYIHRLVRDEKGAKMSKSKGNVIDPLGVIDEFGADALRFALTREAAQGHDIRLSPHLVETNRNFATKFWNACRFAEMNECVKPDGFDPKSVKETLNRWIAHETSRVTREVTETIEDHRFNDAAGAIYRFVWNVFCDWYLELAKPVLMGEEGAAKVETRAMIAWTRDEILKLLHPFMPFITEELWAVTAKRDGLLVLASWPRKSGVTGEQLVAIATAGPVVDPIIPPVIAALDADEFSDPAAEAEIGWVVDLVTAMRSVKAEMNIPPSTLTPLVLAGASEETRDRAQRWNDTIKRLARLSDISFADAAPEGAVQLLVRGEVVALPLKGVIDLAAERARLEKELGKADADIKRVDAKLANEKFVANAPEELVEEEKEKREAALERRAKILEAIERLKKAS from the coding sequence ATGATCGAGAAAACCTACCAGCCCGCCGATATCGAGCACCGCATGGCCCAGATCTGGGAGGACAGCGGTGCGTTCAAGGCCGGCCGGCCTGAGCGCAAGGACGCCGCGCCCTTCACCATCGTGATCCCGCCGCCCAACGTGACCGGCTCGCTGCACATGGGGCACGCGCTCAACAACACGCTGCAGGACATCCTGTGCCGCTTCGAGCGGATGCGCGGCCGCGACGTGCTGTGGCAGCCCGGCACCGACCACGCCGGCATCGCCACCCAGATGGTGGTCGAGCGCCAGCTGATGGAGCGGCAGGAGCCGGGCCGCCGCGACATGGGCCGCGCCAAATTCCTCGAGCGGGTCTGGCAGTGGAAGGCCGAGAGCGGCGGCACGATCGTCAACCAGCTCAAGCGCCTCGGCGCGTCCTGCGACTGGTCGCGCGAGCGCTTTACAATGGACGAGGGCCTGTCGCGCGCCGTCGTCAAGGTGTTCGTCGAGCTGCACCGCGAAGGGCTGATCTACAAGGACAAGCGTCTGGTCAACTGGGACCCGAAGCTGCTCACCGCGATCTCCGATCTCGAAGTGCAGCAGGTCGAGGTCAGGGGCCATCTCTGGTACCTGCGTTATCCGATCGAGGGCCGCAGCTTCAGCCCGGACGACCCGAGATCCTTCATCGTGGTCGCGACGACGCGTCCCGAGACGATGCTGGGCGACACCGCGGTCGCGGTGCATCCGGACGACGAGCGCTACACCGATCTGGTCGGCCAGCACGTGATCCTGCCGCTGGTCGGCCGCAAAATTCCGATCGTCGCCGACGACTATTCCGATCCGGAGAAGGGCTCCGGCGCGGTCAAGGTGACGCCGGCGCACGATTTCAACGACTTCGAGATCGGCAAGCGCCACGGCCTGCTGCAGATCAGCGTGTTCGACCAGGAAGGCAGCCTCAGTCTGGTCGACAACGAGGACTATCTGCGCGGCCTGCCGGAAGGCGCCGCCGAATTCGCCGCGGAGTTTCACGGCATCGAGCGGTTCGCCGCGCGCAAGAAGATCGTGACGCGGCTGGAGGAGTTCGGCTTCTTCGAGCGGATCGAGCCCAACACCCACATGGTGCCGCATGGCGATCGTTCCGGCGTCGTGATCGAGCCGTACCTTACCGACCAGTGGTATGTCGACGCCAAGATGCTGGCGCAGCCGGCGATGGCGGCGGTGCGCTCGGGCGAAACCGCCTTCGTGCCGAAGAACTGGGAAAAGACCTATTTCGAGTGGATGGAGAACATCCAGCCCTGGTGCATCTCGCGCCAGCTCTGGTGGGGCCATCAGATCCCGGCCTGGTACGGGCCCGACGGTAAGGTGTTCGTCGCCGAGACCGAGGAGGAGGCGGTCGGCAACGCGCTCGGCTATTACGTCGAGCAGGAGGTCATCACGCCGGAGCAGGGCCACGACATGGCCACTGACCCCGCCAAGCGCGAGGGCTTCATCACCCGTGACGAGGACGTGCTCGACACGTGGTTTTCGTCGGCGCTGTGGCCGTTCTCGACGCTAGGCTGGCCCGACGACACGCCGGAGGTCGCGCGCTACTACCCGACCAACACGCTGGTCACCGGCTTCGACATCATCTTCTTCTGGGTCGCCCGCATGATGATGATGGGCCTCCATTTCATGAAGCAGGCGCCGTTCTCGACCGTCTACATCCACCGTCTCGTCCGCGACGAGAAGGGTGCCAAGATGTCGAAGTCGAAGGGCAACGTCATCGATCCGCTCGGCGTGATCGACGAATTCGGCGCCGACGCGCTGCGCTTCGCGCTGACCCGCGAGGCCGCGCAGGGCCACGACATCCGCCTGTCGCCACATCTGGTCGAGACCAACCGCAATTTTGCGACCAAGTTCTGGAACGCCTGCCGCTTCGCCGAGATGAACGAGTGCGTGAAGCCGGACGGTTTCGATCCGAAGAGCGTCAAGGAAACGCTGAACCGCTGGATCGCGCATGAAACCTCCCGCGTGACCCGCGAGGTGACCGAGACGATCGAGGATCATCGCTTCAACGATGCCGCCGGCGCGATCTACCGCTTCGTCTGGAACGTGTTCTGCGACTGGTATCTCGAACTCGCAAAGCCGGTGCTGATGGGCGAGGAGGGCGCGGCCAAGGTCGAGACCCGCGCCATGATCGCCTGGACCCGTGACGAGATCCTCAAGCTGCTGCATCCGTTCATGCCCTTCATCACCGAAGAGCTGTGGGCCGTGACGGCCAAGCGCGATGGCTTGCTGGTGCTGGCGTCCTGGCCGCGCAAGTCGGGCGTGACCGGCGAGCAGCTGGTGGCGATCGCGACCGCCGGTCCGGTTGTCGATCCGATCATCCCGCCGGTCATTGCCGCGCTCGATGCGGACGAGTTCAGCGATCCCGCAGCCGAAGCCGAGATCGGCTGGGTGGTCGATCTCGTCACCGCGATGCGTTCGGTGAAGGCGGAAATGAACATCCCGCCCTCGACCCTGACGCCGCTGGTGCTCGCGGGCGCCTCCGAGGAGACGCGCGATCGGGCGCAGCGCTGGAACGACACCATCAAGCGGCTTGCGCGATTGTCGGACATTTCCTTCGCCGACGCGGCGCCGGAAGGCGCGGTGCAGCTTCTCGTGCGCGGTGAGGTCGTCGCGCTGCCGCTGAAGGGCGTGATCGATCTGGCGGCCGAGCGGGCGCGGCTGGAGAAGGAGCTCGGCAAGGCCGACGCCGACATCAAGCGGGTCGACGCCAAGCTCGCCAACGAGAAGTTCGTCGCCAACGCGCCGGAAGAGCTGGTCGAGGAAGAGAAGGAAAAGCGCGAGGCCGCCTTGGAGCGCCGCGCCAAGATCCTCGAGGCGATCGAGCGGCTGAAGAAGGCGTCATAG
- a CDS encoding VOC family protein, with protein MLDHVSITVSDIAAAERFYDAVMRVLDVVKVGRRDDWLGYGERARPAYPDRVYLSIRKGARPEEALGRHWCFKAKWRTQVDAFWDAGIAAGGTDDGAPGLRDYHTSYYAAFLRDPDGNRIEAVCHHAM; from the coding sequence ATGCTCGACCACGTCTCCATCACGGTCTCCGACATCGCCGCCGCCGAACGCTTCTACGACGCCGTCATGAGGGTGCTCGACGTGGTCAAGGTCGGGCGCCGCGACGACTGGCTCGGCTATGGCGAGCGGGCGCGGCCGGCCTATCCGGACCGCGTCTATCTCTCGATCCGCAAGGGCGCGAGGCCGGAGGAGGCGTTGGGCCGCCACTGGTGCTTCAAGGCGAAATGGCGCACCCAGGTCGATGCGTTCTGGGATGCCGGCATCGCCGCCGGCGGCACCGACGACGGCGCGCCCGGCCTGCGCGACTATCACACCTCTTATTATGCCGCGTTCCTGCGTGACCCCGACGGCAACCGGATCGAGGCCGTCTGCCATCACGCCATGTGA
- a CDS encoding DNA-3-methyladenine glycosylase: protein MAQKPRSTKPRSPPATAPRLGRALKRSFFDRSVHEVAPDLIGTTFLVDGVGGIITEVEAYHHSEPAAHSYRGPTPRNQVMFGPPGFSYVYRSYGIHWCVNFVCEQPGSASAVLIRALEPTHGLAAMRRRRGVEDERALCSGPGKLCEALGITIAHSELPLDRPPIALHARLEAPDIVAGVRIGITKAVDLPWRYGLKGSKFLSKRFPR, encoded by the coding sequence ATGGCTCAAAAACCCCGATCGACAAAACCCCGATCGCCCCCTGCGACCGCGCCGCGTCTCGGCAGAGCGCTGAAACGCTCCTTCTTCGATCGCAGCGTGCATGAGGTCGCGCCCGACCTGATCGGCACAACCTTTCTGGTCGACGGCGTCGGCGGCATCATCACCGAGGTCGAGGCCTATCATCACTCCGAGCCCGCCGCGCATTCCTACCGCGGACCGACTCCGCGCAACCAGGTGATGTTCGGCCCGCCGGGCTTCTCCTACGTCTACCGCTCCTACGGCATCCATTGGTGCGTCAACTTCGTCTGCGAGCAACCAGGCTCGGCCAGTGCCGTGCTGATCCGCGCCCTCGAGCCGACCCACGGACTGGCCGCGATGCGGCGGCGGCGCGGAGTGGAGGACGAACGCGCATTGTGTTCGGGACCCGGCAAGCTCTGCGAGGCGCTCGGCATCACCATCGCGCACAGCGAATTGCCGCTGGATCGTCCGCCGATCGCGCTCCACGCACGCCTAGAGGCACCCGACATCGTCGCAGGCGTGCGGATCGGCATCACCAAAGCCGTCGACCTGCCCTGGCGTTACGGGCTGAAGGGATCGAAATTCCTCAGCAAGCGGTTTCCGCGATGA
- the lipA gene encoding lipoyl synthase, with the protein MVTIVDTISTTPVRPRHPEKVNRPDAVSPPKPDWIRVRAPNTRGYADTRKIVKENGLVTVCEEAGCPNIGECWDKKHATFMIMGDTCTRACAFCNVKTGMPGALEAHEPEYVAEATAKLGLAHVVITSVDRDDLADGGAEHFAETIRAIRARCPTTTIEILTPDFLRKDGALEHVVAAKPDVFNHNLETVPSRYLTVRPGARYFHSIRLLQRVKEIDPTIFTKSGIMVGLGEERHEVLQVMDDLRSAEVDFLTIGQYLQPTRKHHAVMRYVTPDEFAGYERVAYTKGFLMVSASPLTRSSHHAGEDFAKLQAARTARGR; encoded by the coding sequence ATGGTCACTATCGTCGACACCATCTCCACCACGCCCGTCCGCCCGCGTCACCCCGAAAAGGTGAACCGGCCGGATGCCGTGTCGCCGCCGAAGCCGGACTGGATCCGGGTCCGCGCGCCGAATACGCGCGGCTATGCCGACACCCGCAAGATCGTGAAGGAGAACGGCCTCGTCACGGTGTGCGAGGAGGCCGGCTGCCCCAATATCGGCGAGTGCTGGGACAAGAAGCACGCCACTTTCATGATCATGGGCGACACCTGCACGCGCGCCTGCGCGTTCTGCAACGTCAAGACCGGCATGCCCGGCGCGCTCGAGGCCCATGAGCCGGAATACGTCGCCGAGGCGACCGCCAAGCTCGGCCTGGCCCATGTCGTGATCACCTCGGTCGATCGCGACGATCTCGCCGACGGCGGCGCCGAGCATTTTGCAGAGACCATCCGCGCCATCCGCGCGCGCTGCCCGACCACCACGATCGAGATCCTGACGCCGGACTTCCTGCGCAAGGACGGTGCGCTCGAGCACGTCGTCGCGGCCAAGCCCGACGTCTTCAACCACAATCTGGAAACCGTGCCGTCGCGTTACCTGACGGTCCGTCCCGGCGCCCGCTATTTCCACTCCATCCGGCTGCTGCAGCGGGTCAAGGAGATCGACCCGACCATCTTCACCAAGTCGGGCATCATGGTCGGGCTCGGCGAGGAGCGGCACGAGGTGCTGCAGGTAATGGACGATCTGCGCTCGGCCGAGGTCGATTTCCTGACCATCGGCCAGTACCTGCAGCCGACGCGCAAGCATCACGCCGTGATGCGCTACGTGACGCCGGACGAATTCGCGGGCTATGAGCGCGTCGCCTATACCAAGGGCTTCCTGATGGTGTCGGCGAGCCCGCTGACGCGCTCGTCGCATCATGCCGGCGAGGATTTTGCGAAATTGCAGGCGGCGCGCACGGCCCGCGGCCGCTAG